In Paenibacillus guangzhouensis, a single window of DNA contains:
- a CDS encoding carbohydrate ABC transporter permease produces the protein MNTSNQGKQIWLHLPMLALAAACLLPFLLLVISSVSDEGSILRQGYTFFPDKFGVEAYRYLWHHSQQLVRSYGVTVFITVFGTAASLLMTAMLAYPMSRQGVPWRNTVAFLVFFTLLFNGGLTPTYLIYVQYLNIKNTIWALIVPGLLMNGFNVLLMRTFFMTTIPPALIEAAQIDGAGEFKIFWRIIIPLSMPIVATVGLIQTITYWNDWFNGMIYVTDSRLFSIQNILNRMLTDIQFLTESKFNAQLGEAGANLPSTTVKMAIAVVGVLPMIAMYPFFQKYLIKGITIGAVKG, from the coding sequence ATGAATACGTCCAATCAAGGAAAACAAATCTGGCTTCATCTGCCGATGCTGGCTCTTGCGGCGGCCTGTCTGCTACCCTTCCTGCTGCTCGTCATCTCGTCTGTATCGGACGAAGGCTCGATACTGCGGCAGGGATACACCTTTTTTCCCGATAAATTCGGAGTGGAAGCGTACCGCTACTTATGGCATCATTCGCAACAGCTCGTCCGTTCCTATGGGGTAACGGTGTTCATTACGGTCTTTGGAACAGCAGCGAGTCTGCTAATGACTGCGATGCTCGCTTACCCGATGTCCAGGCAAGGGGTTCCATGGCGCAACACGGTAGCGTTTCTCGTGTTTTTTACTCTGTTGTTTAACGGCGGGCTGACACCAACCTACTTGATTTATGTGCAATATCTCAATATCAAAAATACGATTTGGGCGCTTATTGTCCCTGGCTTACTGATGAATGGCTTCAACGTGCTGCTCATGCGGACGTTTTTCATGACGACGATTCCGCCTGCTTTGATCGAAGCGGCACAGATTGATGGCGCAGGGGAATTCAAAATTTTCTGGAGAATCATTATTCCATTGTCAATGCCAATCGTCGCGACTGTCGGTCTGATTCAGACGATCACTTATTGGAACGACTGGTTTAACGGCATGATCTATGTGACGGATTCCCGGCTCTTCAGCATTCAGAATATACTGAATCGCATGCTGACGGACATTCAGTTTTTAACCGAAAGCAAGTTTAATGCTCAGTTAGGCGAGGCGGGGGCGAATTTGCCCAGCACGACTGTCAAGATGGCAATCGCGGTAGTCGGCGTGCTGCCGATGATCGCCATGTACCCGTTTTTTCAAAAATATCTTATTAAAGGCATTACGATTGGCGCTGTCAAAGGCTAG
- a CDS encoding ABC transporter permease has protein sequence MEPTYRLRRKNSVRKYGVLLLMMAPGLAYLLINNYLPMFGLTIAFKDYNFSKGLLGSDWVGLRNFEYLFKTEDAYIITRNTILYNFAFIILNTTFAVGIAIALNEIRSRFMSRFYQSVLLLPHLISMVIVSYLAYSLLSMETGFLNKTVLPFLGLDEISWYSEAQHWPFILTIISLWKGAGFLCVIYLAAIIGIDPEYYEAARLDGASKWQQIRSITLPLLSPIIIMMTLLAIGKIFYSDFGLFYQVPLASGALSSTTQVIDTYVYRALMNLGDIGMSSAAGLYQSIVGFVLVLLSNYAVRKFNKDSALF, from the coding sequence ATGGAACCGACCTACCGGCTCCGCCGCAAGAACAGTGTGCGCAAATACGGCGTGCTGCTGCTCATGATGGCTCCGGGCCTGGCTTATTTGCTCATTAACAACTATTTGCCGATGTTCGGGCTGACAATCGCTTTTAAAGATTACAATTTCTCGAAAGGTCTGCTTGGGAGCGATTGGGTTGGCCTGCGCAATTTCGAATACTTGTTCAAAACAGAAGATGCGTACATTATTACACGCAATACCATTCTTTATAATTTCGCTTTTATTATTTTGAATACCACTTTTGCGGTCGGCATCGCTATCGCGCTGAATGAAATCCGCAGTCGGTTTATGTCACGGTTTTATCAAAGCGTGCTCTTGCTGCCTCATCTGATCTCAATGGTCATCGTCAGCTATCTGGCCTACTCCCTGCTGAGTATGGAAACCGGCTTTCTTAACAAAACGGTACTCCCGTTCCTCGGGCTGGATGAGATTTCATGGTACAGCGAGGCGCAACACTGGCCATTTATTTTGACAATAATCAGTCTCTGGAAAGGGGCGGGTTTCCTGTGCGTCATCTACCTGGCGGCGATCATCGGCATTGATCCGGAATATTATGAAGCGGCCAGACTCGACGGCGCCTCGAAGTGGCAACAGATTCGCAGCATTACACTGCCCTTGCTGTCCCCGATCATCATTATGATGACGCTGCTTGCCATCGGCAAAATTTTTTATTCCGATTTTGGTCTGTTCTATCAAGTTCCGCTCGCTTCAGGAGCGCTTAGCTCGACGACGCAGGTTATCGACACCTATGTATATCGGGCACTTATGAATTTGGGCGATATCGGGATGTCTTCAGCCGCAGGGCTGTACCAATCAATAGTTGGCTTTGTGCTGGTTCTGCTATCGAATTACGCGGTACGTAAATTCAATAAGGACAGCGCATTGTTCTAA